GATATGGCATGAATGCGTCCCCGACCGGCGTCCAGGCTGCGCGTTTCACGGGTCAACGTATCGCTCGAAAGGAAGATCGGCGCCTACTGACCGGACGGGGTACTTACGTTGCGGACATCACCTTGGCTGGCATGCTAGATGTCGCCTTCGTTCGCAGCGAGGTTGCCAAAGCGCGGATTCGCGGCATTGATCTCTCAGCCGCCCGGACCATCCCCGGTGTGCACTCGATCTTCACCATAGACGATCTCGAAAAAGTGCCATGTCGCGTCCACAGCCTGTTCGCGACCCCCGAAACGGTTATGCCAGACACTCCGTTGCTCGCAAAAGGCCGCGTCGCCTTTGTCGGCGATCCCATAGTCATGATCATCGCCGAAAATCGCTACATCGCTGAAGATGCGGCATCACTCGTAATGATCGATTACGAGATCGAGGATCCCGTGATCACTATCGCGGATGCCGCCTCCGGGCCGTTGGTCCATCCCGAACTGGGCTCGAATGTCGGCGAGCATTTTGCTCTGCCTCGCGATCCCGAGATCGAGGCGGTATTCGCCGCTGCGGCCCATGTCGTCGTGGGTACGGTGCGCCACCAGCGCCAGGCGATATCCCCAATGGAAACACGAGGAGTGGTTGCGTCCCGCCAAGGGGTGGCGGACATGATCATCCACCTGTCCTGCCAGAGCCCGCAGATGGCGGCACGCTACTTCACCATGGCTTTCAATCTGCCCGAGACGCAGTTCCGAGTAATCTCGAAAGATGTTGGCGGCGCCTTCGGCCTCAAGGTCCAGCCGGGGCGAGAGGAATGCGCTGTCGTCGCGGCAAGCTATATCCTGTCCCGCCCGGTCCGCTGGATTGAGGACCGCCTAGAGAACCTTACCTCGGCGTGCCAAGCGCGTGAGCAGGAAATGACGGTGAAGCTGGCATTCGACAAGGACGCGAGGCTGCTGGCGGCCGATGTTTCCTTCGACGGAAATGCCGGAGCGTGGCCCACCATGATCGACGCCGGCGTGGCGGCGGGGATGTATTTTTCGGGCCCTTACCGACTCCCCAAATATGCCTTCGAAGGGCGCGGTTGGTATTCGAACACGCCTGGCCTGGGCGCTTATCGCGGGCCGTGGTTAATGGAGACGATTGGCCGCGAGACGGTGATGGACAAGGCCGCGCGGCAGATCGGTATCGCCCCTGAAGAATTGCGTCGTCGCAACGTCATCCATCGCCACGAACTTCCGCTGATACTTCCGACCGGGATTTCGCTGCGAGACGTTACGCCGGCAGAGACGCTGGAGCAGGCGCTGGAAGCGACCGGGCTTGCCGCATTCCGCACGGAACAAGCCGCCGCGCGAGCCGAGGGGCGCTATCTTGGCCTTGGCATGGCGGTCTACATCGAGCCGACGACAATGCCGCTCGGCGTCATGACATCTGACACCGCGCAAATCCGAATCGAACCGACCGGCAAGGTCACTGCGGTGATCAGCACCCACAGTCAGGGTCACGGAACCGAGACGACGATGGCTCAGCTCATCGCCGATACGCTAGGCGTGCCGATGAATGACGTGACGATTCACGAAGACGATTCGAGCCAGGGTGGGTTCGGCGTCGGCGCAGGCGGCAGCCGTCAGGCTGTGGCCGGCGGGGGTGCGTCACTGCGCGCCGCGGATATTCTGAAGACCAAGGTCAAGCGGATAGCGGCTCACATGTTGAACGCCAACCCCGATGACATCTACCTCGAGCAGGGAATGGCTCGGGTGCACGGCGTGCCCGAGACCGAGATGTCGCTCGTCCGAATCGCCAACGTTGCTTATTTCGACCCGGACCGTCTGCCCGCCGACATGGATGTTGGCCTGGAAGTACAATATCGCTACCGCCCGCCTGGCCCGGCCATCTTCTCTAACGCGTCTCATGTCTGCATCTGCGAGGTGGATATCGAGACGGGGCAGGTCTCGGTGCTGCGCTGGATCACCAGCGAGGATTGTGGGAACATCATCAACCCGGCAATCGTCGAGGGACAGATCGCAGGGGGCATCGCTCAGGGTATCGGCGGTGTGCTGCTGGAGGAAATCTGCTTCGACAGCGCCGGTAACCCGACCACTGTCACCTTCAAGGACTACTTGCTCCCCACACTGTACGACGTGCCGGAAATCGAATTCCACCATATCGTAACCCCTTCCGCAAGCGAAGGCGGTTTTAAGGGTGTCGGCGAAGGTGGTGCGATCATCGCGCCGGCTGCCGTGATCAATGCGGTCGCCGACGCGTTGTCGCCGTTCGGCATCGAATGCCTCGAATTGCCGCTGTCGCCGCCCCGGCTGGTCAGGCTGATCGACGAAGCCCTCAGAAGACCGGCCGCATAGCACCGAACGGGCGCCTTACCGGCGGGTTCACCTTAACCGGTGACCGCGCCGAGCATGTCAGACAACCGCATCCTCCCGAAGGATTTCAGCGGCACGCCAGCCCAGGGCCATGGCCGGTGCGTTGGTATTTCCCGAAGGAATTTGCGGGAAGACCGAGCAATCGGCGATTCTCAAACCCTCAATCCCACGTACCCGCAAGCGGTCATCGACTACGTCCTGCTCACTCGGTCCCATCGCCGCAGTACCAACGGCGTGATAGCCCGAGTGACCGTACCGATCGTAAAGCTGAAGAATCTCATCGTCGCTTTGCGCCCAAGCTGTCCTGGCTGTCTCGCCAACCACCAGGCCAGCTAGTTGGGGCTGCTCGAGGATTCGACGGATGAAGCGTGTCGCCGCGACCGAGGTTGTCCGGTCGCGCTCGGTCGCCAGGTAATTCGGATCAACCCGCGGCTTGGCCGAAGGATCGGCCGACACGATCTCCACGTAGCCCTGGCTTTCGGGGCGCAGGATGTACGAGTAGCACTGCATCCCCGGCTCGTCCTCGAATGAGATTCCGTCTTTCGCTTCGCCCAGCGAAAAGGGATTGAACATCAATTGCGTGTCGGGCCGGTTCGAACCCGGCAAGGCACGGACAAAGGCAATCGCTTCGGCCGCCCCGCGGGCCATCGGGCCCCTGCCACGAAGTGCGTAATGCAGAACATTTCGCAGCAGCCGCGTCCGGGAATACTGCCGGTTATCGCTGTCTTGCCAGTGGCGCAGCCGGAAGCTCAATGGCAAGCCGAGATGTTCGTGCATACGCTTGCCGACCAGCGGGCTGTGCTGGACCACCTGCAGCCCGTGCCTTGCCAGCAATGCGGAATCGCCGATGCCGGACAACTGCAGCAATTTGGGCGTAATGATCGCGCCGGTACACAGTATCACCGCCCTGTTTGCCCGGAACTCGACTGGCTGGCCGTTTTGTGTCGCCGCGATCCCGACCGCGCGGCGTTCTTCGAACAGCACCCGCCTGACTTGGATCCCATGTCGCAACGACAGATTGGCCCGTCCCCGGGCCGGCTCGAGAAACGCACGCGCGGCACTGACCCGGCGGCCATGCAGATCGATATTCCACTGCGCATAGCCGATGCCCTCCTGCACCGGTCCGTTCTGGTCGTCCTTGATCGCGAGCCCTGCTTCGGAACCGGCCGCGATGAAAGCATCGGCCAAGCGCGTTCGGTCGGGATTTGTATGGATTGGGAGGGGCCCATCAGCGCCCCGGTCCTCGCTCGCCCCGAGGTGATGGTTTTCCAGAGCCTTGAGGCAGCGCCGCATCACATTCCAGTCCCACCCCGCGTTGCCGGCGGCCGCAAGACTATCATAGTCCTCCTGGGCACCGCGTATCCAGACCATGCCGTTAATTGCGCTGGATCCGCCAGCCATCCGGCCCCGAACCCAGGTCTCGCTAGGGCCACGCGCCTCAAGGGGTCGGCTCGTGGGGTAGAAGTGTGCGAAGAGCGGGTCGCTCAGCAGCTTGCCGTAGCCCTTCGGCATGCGGCTCAGCCAGTTTGCTGGGCCTCCCTCTTCGACGAGAAGCACGCGGGAGAGCCCGTCGGATGAAAGCCGCTCCGCAAGAACCGAACCTGATGAACCCGCCCCGACGACAATATAATCGTATGGTATTTCCACGCCGTCACACTCCCGTCCCCGCACCCAATGATGAGATCGTCCGCCGGTCCTACTGCGCGGAAATGGCTGCCAGCTCGCGCTCGATCAGCGCGTGGGAGGAAAGCGGCCCGATCTCTGTGACGCCGCCATCTACGGGCAGAAGCAGCCCGGTAAGGAATCGTGCCTCGTCACTGACAAGAAATAGCGCTGCATGGGCGACGTCCCAGGCATCGCCTTCGATCCCCAGCGGGGCTGCCGCACGGCGTGCAGCGCGTGCCTCCTCGCCAAGCACGTTCATTGCATGTGGCGTGAAGATGTGACCCGGAGCAACAGTATTGACGCGTATGCCGTCGCGCCCATGCATAACGGCGATTTCGCGGGCAAGCTGGACTAGAGCTGCCTTGGATGGGCCATAAGCCAGGCTCCCGCCGTGGGCGCGTATGCCTGCAACGGAACCGATGTTGACGATCGCTCCCCCACCACGGGCGATCATGTGCGGCAGCACGTCGCGGCACAACATCACCGCGCTTTTAAGATTCACGTCGATCACATTGGACCACACAGCCATGTCGAGGCCTGAAATTGGTCCCCCGCCGCTGCTGATCCCGACATTGTTCACCAGGATATCGATCCCGTCATAGCGCGCGGCGGTCTCATCGACGATCCGCTTGCACTCGGATTCGACCACAACATCGGCGATGACCGGGAACGCTTCGCCACCAGCGGCCACGATTTCATCTACCGTTTCCTGGGCCAGTTCGGCGTCTCGGTCGACTGCGCAAACCCGCGCGCCCTCGGCCGCAAACAGAAGTGCCATCGCCTTGCCATTGCCGATCCCGCCACGAGCGCCTGCTCCCGTGACGATCGCCACCTTTCCCGTCAGACGATCCCAATGCTTTTGTGGACGCGGCATATTCAACTCCTCAGAAGGCTCAATTTGGGGGCAATCGAGTGGAACCGGCAGGAAGGCAAACCGGCTGCTCTTCCAATTTCTCGTGGACGGATGCTGGATTATCGGGACGTGCACCGCGCATGGTCGGTACGATTAATCTCGCAGCCCCCGCCACCATACACGCCCAGGCAGATGTCCGCTGCCAAAGAACTTCTCGGGTGGATGCGAAATTGTGCATGTGCGCCATTGTCGGTACGACCATCAAGCTGATGTCGGGGCTATTGGGATATGCGGCCGGCTCTCTGTGAGGATCCGGGCTAGTATCGCGGGCACCGACGCCGACGAATACCGGGACCGTGATCGCAGCGGCTTCTGCCTCCACCGCGCCGGGAAGCATCATCTGCACTGCGCAATGGGGCATGGAGAGGCTGCCGAAAGACGGGCTGGTCCGGCGCTGAGGGTAACCGCCTTCGGTATCCATCGCGACGATCTCTGCAGGAACGTCTTCCCAGTGAAAGGGCCAGATATAATCAATGTTGAGGCGACCCGGAGCAAAGGGGTCGCTATATTTGCCCGGCGCCAAGTCATCGAACCGTCGGATTCCGGCTTCGGTGGCCCCGGTCGTCGGCTGAGGTATGACCGTGTGGAAAGCACTGTAGCCGAAAACGCCGATCGCGTCGAACGGAGCCAGGCGCCCCTGCGTCAAAATGGTAACGGCGCCGCCCATCGATTGCCCGATACCAACCGCAAACAGATCGGATAGTGCGGGTAGCCCGTCAACGAGCGACCCGTCGCGCAGTCCGGCGCTAAGTGAATTCACGGCGTACGCGTAACTTGTCGCGAGGGTCTCGTAGTCGATCTTCGTGGGGTCGGGCTGACTGCTTTCGCCCACGCCGAGATGATCGAGGGCTATGAAGATCATGCCGCGTTCGGCGTGATAAGCAGCTTCCGAATATCCTTCGTGCCCCGCGAGATCGAGATCGAAATACCTCCGCCCATACCCGCCTCCCGGCACTCCGAAAATGACGATTGGGCGGCCGCTCTCATCGATAGTGTCAGGCACCACGATCGTGGCGGCCAGTTCCATTGGCGCTGGAAACGGCAACACCGAGGAGACGTCGACACGGATTTCGAACCGTTTCATAAGATCTTCAGCATCCAGCCATAAGGCGCTGCGCCACCGATGGTCGTCGGTGGGGTCGCACCCCGAATTTCGTCAGCCTTCGGAGGCCTTGCGAAGCATCGCCACGCGATCACCTTCTCGCACCAGGACAAGGCGCATTCCCGGCTTGGTCACTTCCGAAAATTTGTTGAACGGCTCACGCACACCTGGATGAACGACACGGACGAAAGTGTCCTCATCGACCTTAAAGGTCCGTTCGCCCAATTCGTCGGCATCAACCGTAATCGAATCAGGCGTCACCGATTTGACGGTCACTGCCATCGCGCTGGGGTTTCTCGCCGACTGCACGCGGGTGTCGAAACTCACACGCAACCGGTTCGATACGTTGGGCCTTGCTCCGTGCGGCGTATAGGGATGCACGATCAACACGTCACCAGGCTGGTAGTCGGTCGTTGCCCAGCTATCAGCGGGAATAACACCCTCCGGTACCGGGTAAGGCGCCGGCTTGGCAATATTGTTGAAAAACCCACGTTTATTCTGGCCAACTGCGACCATCAGGCCGCCCATAGTACGATCGCAGGGGGCTAGGGCGATCCAGACAGGCTTGTAGTCCTTGATGCCCGGACTCTGGAATCCGTCCTGATGCACTGCGGTCCCAGGTCCGTGCGGGTAGATCCGGTACTGAACGATCGGAACGACGGAGAGGCGCTCGCCCAGGATTTTTTCCAGAACCGCGCGATTCTCAGGGTGCTCGATCAGCCGGTGTGATATCCCGCTGAACTCCGGGCTTTCTTCCATGCCCGGCAGGAAGGGCTTGCCCGTCCACACGCCGGTGCTGTCGCCTGGTTCGGTAAGGCCAACCTGCGCCGCCACTGCCAACATGGCGTCGCGGGCCTCCGCGACAGACTCAGGGTTGAGAATCTGTCGCAACAAGAGGTAGCCATTCTCTTCGTAGGATCGCATCAGGGCGGCATGATCCTCGAGCAAGTGGTTTGAAGGTTCCATCTCGCGCAGAGGGTGGACATCAAGGACGTTCAAATCCTCGGCATCCGGTAGATTAAGTGCTCGCGCCGCCATAACGATACTCCTCGTCGGCTATCCAAAACTTATGCTGGCTCGCCGGGAATAACCGGCGACGGGCGACGAGACCGCAAAAGCCTCGCCGACCGACCGCCGGCGCCTCGTCAGCGCCCTACCGATGGGCCAAAGGGAACCTTTAGCTCGGCGCCGAACACGCGCGGTTCGCCATAAGTGGAGACCGCGTTACCCAAACCGCCAATTCCGAGCGATCGGGCTTCATAAAACTGGTTAGACAGATTGGTGCCAAACACCGACAACTCGATGCCGGTTGGCGAATGCGTCAGGGTCAGGCGCGCATTAAGCAGAGTCCGATCGCGATAGGACGGGATGTAGAGGATCGGTCCCAATGTACCTGCAGGCGATCCGGCCGGAGCCGGGCCGCGCAAGACGTTCGCCGAGTACATCTTGTCGCGATAGGATGCGTCCAGCCGCAAGTTTGCTTCAAGCGTCTCGCCAATTGGTGCTTTCAATGTCGCTCCGACACCGACAGTCCATTTAGGAGTATCGTTCAAATACTTGACGTCAGGCACCGAAGGATTGGCGAGGCTTCCCTCCGTGTAGGCGACACTTGAGTCGAATGACAGGAAGTCGGAAGGAACTGCCGTCATTTCAAATTCGAAGCCGTGGACCTTGCGAACACCAATATTGCTCGTTTTGGTGAATGTACCGGTGAGGGGCGGAGTCCTCTGGCCATTCAATGTCTGTTGGGTGTCACTCGACTTTGACGTGAAGACGGCAATATTGGTGCGCAAGCGGCGATCGAGCCAATCGGCTTTGAGACCGATTTCATAGTCCGTGACAACTTCCGGTTTGAACGCGCCCAGCTCGTCGGGACCGCCGACGCGCGCATTGAAGCCGCCCGACCGGTAACCACGACCGGTGCGGATGTAGATGAGCTGCGACTGACCAAACTGATAGTTCGCAGAAGCGGTATAGCTCCATTGATTGAACGATGTCTTCTGGCTAAGGGTGCAGGGAGCCGTGAAGATAGGAAGCGTAGCGAGGCCATTTGCTGCCGTGTAGCTACACACTTCTGTCCCATTCAAACGGTTGGTGACGGCGTTCGCCACGAACCCACGATTGTCGTGACTGCGTCGAACGCCGCCCGTCACTGAAAATGCATCCGTCAGCTTGAACGTACCTTGGGCGAAAAATCCATAAGATTCATTGTGGCTGTCGGCAACAGTGGTGGCGCCAGCGACCCCGGCCGGCGCCTGAAGGTAAATCAGCGACGAAGAGAAGTCCCTCTGCGTAGTTTTTTCGTCAAAATAGATACCTCCGATGGTCCAATTCAGCCGGTCATCGATCGCCTGTCCGTTTAGGATAACTTCCTGACTAAACTGATTACTATGAACTCGGCCCCGTGACTTGTTAATGAAATTGATCCCGACGCCATCAGTATTGTAGGTACTATCATATCGAACGCGGCGAAGCGAAGTGATTGACCGGAGCGTTCCGAAACCCAGATCATAACTCGCGTTGATTGCGCCGCCATAGGCCTTGTAGCGGTTGTAGGGATTAATCTCGCCCCCGACGTAGGTGAGTGTCGGAGGTGCACCGGCAACGCCCGGCGTGTAAATTATAGAAGTCGCGGTGACCGCGCGAACGTCCGCGTAGAGGGTGCGGGGATTAGCTCGTATTGCCGCGGCTTCCGCAAGCAGTGCTGCTGTGCCAGCAGCGATGTTGCCGGGCTGGCCAATTCGAGCGGCGTTGTTGAGCGCCGTCGAAGCCGAGTTTCCGAGGATGAAGTCCTTCAGATAGTTCCCAAACCCGCCAGCGTTGACATGGGTATAATCGCCTTGAACAAGCACTTCGAATCGATCGGTCGGGTTCAGAAGCAGCGAGCCGCGACCAAAGAAGGTCTTGTCCGTATCGAGCGGCTTGCCATTGACGCCGTTGGTGAACGCGCCGCCGGTCTTGTGAACATACTGGGCCGCACCGCGGAACGCCACGCCCTCGGCGAGCGGAATATTGATAACCCCCTCCAGCGTCCCCTTATCGTAGCTCTGATAGCCAACCTTGCCGTACCCTTCGAAATCGCCGGTCGGCCGATTGGAAACGATCCGGATAGCACCTCCGGTAGTGTTCTTTCCGAACAGCGTTCCCTGAGGACCCTTAAGTACTTCGACCCGCGCGATGTCGAGGAAGTTCGTCAGCGATCCGGCCGAACGGGCAATATAGACGTCGTCGAAATAGACGCCGACCGATGGATCGATAGTCGGCGACGTATCGGTCTGAACTTGGCCGCGGATCTGGAAGATCGCATTACCGGGCACGAAAGCCGGCATGATCTGCAAGCCTGGCGAAAGCTGAGCAATGTCCCTCAGCGACACGATGCTCGATCGTTCCAACATATCGCCGCTGAGTGCTGTCACCGCGATCGGCACGCTTTGGAGAGATTCTTCACGGCGGTTCGCAGTGACGACAATATCGGAAACGCCTGCGGTGTCCTCAGCAGCCTGCGTCGCTTCAGCGGCCGACGCTGTGCCCTGGGCATTGGCCACGGCCGGCGACGCTACCACAACGAGCGCGGTTCCCGCCATCAACATGTTAAAATTCTTCATTAACTCCCCTCCCCTGGCAAACACAATTCAGTCGAACTCTTCAAGTATCGCCCGTTCGAAATACTGAGCTTGCAGACCAGCGCTCGCCCGTGGGGCATGACGCGAGTCTGATGCTGGATGGCTGGTGACTCGCGGAACTTTCCTGACGGCTGCACAGCGTTCAGTGCGCTATGCCTGCCACCAAAACGGCCTTTCCGAGTTCGAGAACTAGCCTCTCCTTGTTTTTTGAACCAATTACTGATTTTATGACGCTGCGCAATGCCTAATTGCCTTTAAATCCTCGGGGGCGGGATTTTCGAACCCGACTGTGCCCCAAAATCCACTCCGATCCGGAAGCCGACCGCATGAACCGGATCCTTGCGACCGTTCCCCACTATCTAAGCAAATCCGAGCCTTACCAGCTCGGCGTCGTGGTGCGGGATCTTGCGCAGAGCATGGCGGCGTACGGAGAGATTTTCGGTATTTCCCAGTGGCGAGAAACGGCCATTAATTATCGTGCAAGGTTCCGCGACGAGATTGGGCAAGTTGTTAAACGCAACGCGTTCGCCCGCCTTGGCGATCTGTCACTCGAGATGGTCGAACCCAAGGTTGGCTGAGCACGGCGAGCGACTGGCTGACACGCCGCGGCGAAGGCATTTTCCATGTATGCTTCATTGTGGACGGTGCTCCGGTCGCGCCCGCGGATACGCCGGTCCTGTTCGAGACGATCGATTCCCGTGTCGACGGGAGACCCGCGATCATCCACCTCGATACTGAAGCGAGCCTCGGATATGTCGTAGAACTGGCGGAACGCAGGGTTTGCGAAAACCTGCTGCGATGGATGGATGCGACCCCCGGCATAAACTGACGATGGCCAACCCGATAGCGCGACCGGGTTTGCCGCCATGGCTCGAAGCTGGCCGCGCCTTTCGCGTTAGCTCAATTTGTCAGTTAATCGCGATTCCGCCGCACGCTCCCGTGCGGCAAACGACCGGCAGTCACCATATGGTACCTGTTTTGGCGCCGTAATCAAATATACGAGGCGATAAAACGGGAGAGCCTGACTGATGATCATACGGACCGACTTCGTCAGTTGCACGGGCATTGCGAGTTCCCGGCGCGAGCAGCTTCACAATTGGCTGGCACGGGATGAATGGCGCGCCCGCCTCATGTTCACCACTCCGCTCCGCGCGGGCAAGTGCGTCGCATGACCGGCGTCAGGACCGACCGCGCCGCCCTTCGGCCCCCGGTTCCCCTGGGCAACGAATCCGCTGCTCCCACCGCTGCGGAAGTGATAGAGGAGTGGCGCAGGCAATGGCGGCCCGGACTTGCCGCCTTTGTGGCTGGTGCCGTAGGTGTGTCGCTTTGGCCCAGCGTTTCCAGCCTATTCGTCACGCCGCTGCAGCATGAGTTCGGCTGGTCGCGAAGCGAGGTTGCCTTCGCGTTCAACGCTAGCATGATCATTGCGTTCGCCAGTCCCCAACTAGGGCGAATGGTCGATCGGTTCGGGCCGCGCATCATGCTGCTTGGCAGCCTATCGTCGATGTTGGTCGGCTATGTCGCACTTGCGTCGCTGTGGGCGTCGCTCACGGCGT
The window above is part of the Novosphingobium sp. G106 genome. Proteins encoded here:
- a CDS encoding xanthine dehydrogenase family protein molybdopterin-binding subunit, which codes for MNASPTGVQAARFTGQRIARKEDRRLLTGRGTYVADITLAGMLDVAFVRSEVAKARIRGIDLSAARTIPGVHSIFTIDDLEKVPCRVHSLFATPETVMPDTPLLAKGRVAFVGDPIVMIIAENRYIAEDAASLVMIDYEIEDPVITIADAASGPLVHPELGSNVGEHFALPRDPEIEAVFAAAAHVVVGTVRHQRQAISPMETRGVVASRQGVADMIIHLSCQSPQMAARYFTMAFNLPETQFRVISKDVGGAFGLKVQPGREECAVVAASYILSRPVRWIEDRLENLTSACQAREQEMTVKLAFDKDARLLAADVSFDGNAGAWPTMIDAGVAAGMYFSGPYRLPKYAFEGRGWYSNTPGLGAYRGPWLMETIGRETVMDKAARQIGIAPEELRRRNVIHRHELPLILPTGISLRDVTPAETLEQALEATGLAAFRTEQAAARAEGRYLGLGMAVYIEPTTMPLGVMTSDTAQIRIEPTGKVTAVISTHSQGHGTETTMAQLIADTLGVPMNDVTIHEDDSSQGGFGVGAGGSRQAVAGGGASLRAADILKTKVKRIAAHMLNANPDDIYLEQGMARVHGVPETEMSLVRIANVAYFDPDRLPADMDVGLEVQYRYRPPGPAIFSNASHVCICEVDIETGQVSVLRWITSEDCGNIINPAIVEGQIAGGIAQGIGGVLLEEICFDSAGNPTTVTFKDYLLPTLYDVPEIEFHHIVTPSASEGGFKGVGEGGAIIAPAAVINAVADALSPFGIECLELPLSPPRLVRLIDEALRRPAA
- a CDS encoding GMC family oxidoreductase, which encodes MEIPYDYIVVGAGSSGSVLAERLSSDGLSRVLLVEEGGPANWLSRMPKGYGKLLSDPLFAHFYPTSRPLEARGPSETWVRGRMAGGSSAINGMVWIRGAQEDYDSLAAAGNAGWDWNVMRRCLKALENHHLGASEDRGADGPLPIHTNPDRTRLADAFIAAGSEAGLAIKDDQNGPVQEGIGYAQWNIDLHGRRVSAARAFLEPARGRANLSLRHGIQVRRVLFEERRAVGIAATQNGQPVEFRANRAVILCTGAIITPKLLQLSGIGDSALLARHGLQVVQHSPLVGKRMHEHLGLPLSFRLRHWQDSDNRQYSRTRLLRNVLHYALRGRGPMARGAAEAIAFVRALPGSNRPDTQLMFNPFSLGEAKDGISFEDEPGMQCYSYILRPESQGYVEIVSADPSAKPRVDPNYLATERDRTTSVAATRFIRRILEQPQLAGLVVGETARTAWAQSDDEILQLYDRYGHSGYHAVGTAAMGPSEQDVVDDRLRVRGIEGLRIADCSVFPQIPSGNTNAPAMALGWRAAEILREDAVV
- a CDS encoding SDR family NAD(P)-dependent oxidoreductase encodes the protein MPRPQKHWDRLTGKVAIVTGAGARGGIGNGKAMALLFAAEGARVCAVDRDAELAQETVDEIVAAGGEAFPVIADVVVESECKRIVDETAARYDGIDILVNNVGISSGGGPISGLDMAVWSNVIDVNLKSAVMLCRDVLPHMIARGGGAIVNIGSVAGIRAHGGSLAYGPSKAALVQLAREIAVMHGRDGIRVNTVAPGHIFTPHAMNVLGEEARAARRAAAPLGIEGDAWDVAHAALFLVSDEARFLTGLLLPVDGGVTEIGPLSSHALIERELAAISAQ
- a CDS encoding alpha/beta hydrolase, which produces MKRFEIRVDVSSVLPFPAPMELAATIVVPDTIDESGRPIVIFGVPGGGYGRRYFDLDLAGHEGYSEAAYHAERGMIFIALDHLGVGESSQPDPTKIDYETLATSYAYAVNSLSAGLRDGSLVDGLPALSDLFAVGIGQSMGGAVTILTQGRLAPFDAIGVFGYSAFHTVIPQPTTGATEAGIRRFDDLAPGKYSDPFAPGRLNIDYIWPFHWEDVPAEIVAMDTEGGYPQRRTSPSFGSLSMPHCAVQMMLPGAVEAEAAAITVPVFVGVGARDTSPDPHREPAAYPNSPDISLMVVPTMAHMHNFASTREVLWQRTSAWACMVAGAARLIVPTMRGARPDNPASVHEKLEEQPVCLPAGSTRLPPN
- a CDS encoding phytanoyl-CoA dioxygenase family protein, yielding MAARALNLPDAEDLNVLDVHPLREMEPSNHLLEDHAALMRSYEENGYLLLRQILNPESVAEARDAMLAVAAQVGLTEPGDSTGVWTGKPFLPGMEESPEFSGISHRLIEHPENRAVLEKILGERLSVVPIVQYRIYPHGPGTAVHQDGFQSPGIKDYKPVWIALAPCDRTMGGLMVAVGQNKRGFFNNIAKPAPYPVPEGVIPADSWATTDYQPGDVLIVHPYTPHGARPNVSNRLRVSFDTRVQSARNPSAMAVTVKSVTPDSITVDADELGERTFKVDEDTFVRVVHPGVREPFNKFSEVTKPGMRLVLVREGDRVAMLRKASEG
- a CDS encoding TonB-dependent receptor, whose translation is MKNFNMLMAGTALVVVASPAVANAQGTASAAEATQAAEDTAGVSDIVVTANRREESLQSVPIAVTALSGDMLERSSIVSLRDIAQLSPGLQIMPAFVPGNAIFQIRGQVQTDTSPTIDPSVGVYFDDVYIARSAGSLTNFLDIARVEVLKGPQGTLFGKNTTGGAIRIVSNRPTGDFEGYGKVGYQSYDKGTLEGVINIPLAEGVAFRGAAQYVHKTGGAFTNGVNGKPLDTDKTFFGRGSLLLNPTDRFEVLVQGDYTHVNAGGFGNYLKDFILGNSASTALNNAARIGQPGNIAAGTAALLAEAAAIRANPRTLYADVRAVTATSIIYTPGVAGAPPTLTYVGGEINPYNRYKAYGGAINASYDLGFGTLRSITSLRRVRYDSTYNTDGVGINFINKSRGRVHSNQFSQEVILNGQAIDDRLNWTIGGIYFDEKTTQRDFSSSLIYLQAPAGVAGATTVADSHNESYGFFAQGTFKLTDAFSVTGGVRRSHDNRGFVANAVTNRLNGTEVCSYTAANGLATLPIFTAPCTLSQKTSFNQWSYTASANYQFGQSQLIYIRTGRGYRSGGFNARVGGPDELGAFKPEVVTDYEIGLKADWLDRRLRTNIAVFTSKSSDTQQTLNGQRTPPLTGTFTKTSNIGVRKVHGFEFEMTAVPSDFLSFDSSVAYTEGSLANPSVPDVKYLNDTPKWTVGVGATLKAPIGETLEANLRLDASYRDKMYSANVLRGPAPAGSPAGTLGPILYIPSYRDRTLLNARLTLTHSPTGIELSVFGTNLSNQFYEARSLGIGGLGNAVSTYGEPRVFGAELKVPFGPSVGR
- a CDS encoding VOC family protein, encoding MNRILATVPHYLSKSEPYQLGVVVRDLAQSMAAYGEIFGISQWRETAINYRARFRDEIGQVVKRNAFARLGDLSLEMVEPKVG